In the Maribacter sp. MJ134 genome, one interval contains:
- a CDS encoding type 1 glutamine amidotransferase domain-containing protein, with translation MFLLKKIENEWKIISKTASSEKSNQNGDKILFIVSNASFHGTSKLPTGNSFSEIVNAYDTFKKEGFTVDFVSPYGGSIPLAYINTSDALQKKLLYSEYFMYALKHTKKPKEIIAKDYKAVHYIGGGSAMYDVPKNKEIQKITMTIFEEYNGIVSSVCHGTAGIVDLKTKDGKYLVNNKIISGYPEAYEKEGAEYFKQFPFLIQKTIEERGGIFKYSPRNSVHVEVQGNVITGQNYLSSKDVALKIIENLNNREISQ, from the coding sequence TTGTTTCTTTTAAAAAAAATTGAAAACGAGTGGAAAATTATTAGCAAAACTGCTAGCAGTGAAAAAAGTAACCAAAATGGTGATAAAATATTATTTATAGTATCCAATGCCTCATTCCATGGAACATCTAAACTTCCAACGGGTAATAGCTTCTCTGAAATTGTTAATGCTTATGATACGTTTAAAAAGGAAGGGTTTACTGTGGACTTCGTTAGTCCATATGGAGGTAGTATTCCACTAGCTTATATTAATACATCTGACGCACTCCAAAAAAAACTGCTTTACAGTGAATACTTTATGTATGCTTTAAAACACACCAAAAAGCCTAAAGAAATTATTGCAAAAGATTATAAAGCGGTTCATTATATCGGAGGTGGAAGTGCAATGTATGATGTGCCTAAGAATAAAGAAATTCAAAAAATAACAATGACCATTTTTGAAGAATATAATGGTATTGTCTCTTCAGTATGTCATGGAACGGCTGGTATTGTTGATTTAAAAACAAAAGATGGGAAGTACTTGGTAAATAATAAAATAATTAGTGGATACCCAGAAGCTTATGAAAAAGAGGGTGCCGAATATTTTAAGCAATTCCCTTTTTTAATTCAAAAGACCATAGAAGAAAGAGGTGGAATATTTAAATATTCTCCTAGAAACTCGGTACATGTAGAGGTACAAGGAAATGTAATTACAGGTCAAAATTATTTATCATCTAAAGAT
- a CDS encoding alpha/beta fold hydrolase produces MIQEIKSLKFPKSNIISINGIELEVFEAGKENIGNPIVLCHGFPEHAFSWRYQIPALAKAGYHVIVPNQRGYGNSSRPKEVTAYDITHLTDDLVALLDYYNYRDAVFVGHDWGANVVWNLALLHPERVNKILNLALPYQERGEKPWIQFMEEIFGEDFYFVHFNKKPGVADAVLENHAENFLRNLFRKNVPLAPPEPGMLMMNLAKAEKPFGEPIMNDVDLSVFVTAFKNSGFNGAINWYRNLDRNWHVLADIDPIIKQPTLMIYGNLDMIPKFERLQDFVPNLDVICLECGHHIQQELPHETNESILKWLAKFNG; encoded by the coding sequence ATGATACAAGAAATTAAATCTTTAAAATTTCCCAAATCCAATATAATTTCAATAAATGGAATTGAGTTAGAAGTATTTGAAGCGGGTAAAGAAAATATTGGCAATCCAATTGTACTCTGTCATGGCTTTCCCGAACATGCCTTTTCTTGGCGTTATCAAATACCAGCGCTTGCTAAAGCTGGTTATCATGTCATTGTTCCAAATCAAAGAGGATATGGCAATTCATCGCGCCCTAAAGAAGTAACGGCATATGATATAACCCATTTAACAGATGATTTAGTGGCCTTACTTGATTATTACAACTACAGAGATGCTGTTTTTGTGGGGCATGATTGGGGCGCAAATGTAGTTTGGAACCTTGCACTCTTGCATCCAGAGCGTGTCAATAAAATACTAAATCTTGCATTACCTTATCAAGAACGAGGTGAAAAACCATGGATTCAGTTTATGGAAGAGATTTTTGGTGAAGATTTCTATTTTGTTCATTTTAATAAAAAACCAGGAGTAGCAGATGCTGTGTTAGAGAATCATGCAGAAAACTTTCTTCGTAATTTATTTCGTAAGAATGTGCCTCTTGCACCACCAGAACCAGGAATGTTAATGATGAATCTTGCAAAAGCGGAAAAGCCTTTTGGTGAGCCTATTATGAACGACGTTGATTTGTCTGTATTTGTAACGGCCTTTAAAAATTCTGGGTTTAATGGCGCTATTAATTGGTATAGAAACCTTGACCGAAACTGGCACGTATTAGCAGATATAGACCCAATCATCAAACAGCCTACACTTATGATCTATGGTAATCTAGATATGATTCCAAAATTTGAAAGGCTACAGGATTTTGTTCCGAATCTGGATGTGATTTGTCTAGAGTGTGGCCATCACATTCAACAAGAGTTACCACATGAAACAAATGAATCGATTTTAAAATGGTTGGCAAAATTTAATGGTTAA